The genomic region TACCACCGCAGACAGAACAAGCGACCGGTACAACTCTGCATGATAACAGTGAATCTGGATGTACAAGTCAATTACCAAGCAACACAACAAAATCTGCGACCTTCGAGATCGATATCGTGACACGCGGAATAGAACAGGCCGTAAATGCAGCACGCCATAGCCAGGCATCTGTCGTTGTTGTCGGCAATAGTCCATATATCAACGGCAAAGAAGAAATTGACCGCCCAAGTCTGTTGCTTCCCCCAGATCAGGTCGCACTTGTCAAAGCCGTGTGTGAGGCCAATCCTAATACGGTGGTTGTCATTATGGGCAGTTATCCATTTGCCTTGCAGGAGTTGAAAGATATTGCCCGGGCAATCGTCTATATGACACATGCAGGTCAGGAATTGGGGAATGCGCTTGCGGATGTGCTGTTAGGTCATTATGCCCCGGCAGGCAGATTGAACATGACATGGTATGAAGATGAATCCCAGCTCCCTGACATGATGGACTATGACATCATTCAGAATGATATGACCTATATGTATCATGAGGGACCGGTACAATATGCATTTGGTCATGGTCTGACCTATTCTGAATTCGAATACGAGGCGATTCGTGTAAGTCGTGATACTACGGCGGAAGCCACCACTGATCAATTGAAGATTGAAGTGGAGGTATACAATAAGGGTGAACGTGACAGTGATGAAGTCGTTCAAATCTATGGATCTGCACATACCTCACGTGTGAAACGCGCTCAGAAGCAATTGCTTGCTTTCCGTCGTGTTCATGTCAAAGCAGGGTCGCGTGTTAAGGTACGTTTTGAGGTTCCTGTTCAGAAGCTGGCGCTATGGGATGTTACCCGAGATCGATACTGCCTGGAGACAGCGACGTGGGCCATCCTTGCAGGGCGTTCTTCCGCAGATATCCGCCAGTCGGCTGACATTGAGATTGAAGGTGAGACGATTCCTGATCGTCCGCTGCACTTGCTTACCTTTGCCGAGAATTATGATGCTTGTGCAGATGTTCTGTTGGATGAATGTCTGGAAGGACGTTCCGCAGTTCGGGCAATCACTCGGGAAGAACCCTTATATCGAGATGGTCAGTCATCTTGGATCTCTTTCAACCATAATGCTGTTCAGGAACTGCACGGATTTGAAGCCAGAGTTGCAGCCTTTGGGGAAGTGGGGATACTGGAGATTCGTTCTGGAGGACCGGAGGGCGATCTGCTTGGTGTGTGTGAAGTTCCCGGACCTGGAGGCAGTGTGAATGGGAAAGATATCAAGTGGACAACAATTCAGTGTTCGCTTGAGGCGCCACATAAGGTGAATGAGCTGTATATTATTTTCAAAGGTGGAGCAGCGTTACGGCACTTTAAGTTGTTGTAGTTGTAAATATTGAACTAAAGGAGCTGTCTTGCACGAATACGTGCAGGGCAGCTTTTTGGTGTGAATAAGCGGTAACATCCAGCATGTCTTGCATAATCAACCTCCGAAACAACCACAATAATGCTGTTGTGTGTAGAACCAGTGAAGGTGGTTGTGGTATGAACGATAAAAAGTGGGATCTCGTCGCACTTGCTTCCATCCCTTTAATTATGACCTTGGGTAACTCCATGCTTATACCGATCCTGCCACAGATTGAACGTGAATTGAAGGTATCTGCATTCAAGGTCAGCATGCTCATTACAGTCTACGCTGTCGTTGCCATCCTGCTTATTCCTCTCGCAGGTTATTTGTCGGATCGTTTCGGCAGAAAAGCAGTGATCATTCCCAGCCTCGTCATTGCAGCCATCGGAGGTGCTGTGGCTGGCGTGGCAGCATGGATGCTCAATGGAAATATAGCCTACTGGACCATTCTGGGTGGCAGGTTATTGCAAGGAATTGGCGCAGCCGGTGCGTTCCCTATTGTCATTCCATTGGTTGGGGACATGTTCAATGATGAGAATGAGGTAAGTAAAAGCCTGGGAATCATCGAGACCTCCAATACATTTGGTAAAGTAATAAGTCCAATTTTAGGTGCAGCGCTGGCCGTTTGGTTGTGGTATGCACCATTTATGGCTATTCCTGTACTATGTGTGCTTTCGTTGATCCTGGTTATTTTCCTGGTGAAAACACCCCGAAAAAAAGAAAAGCCTCCCACCTTTCCTGAATTTGTGGCTTCCATTCGTGACGTACTGAAAGAAAAGGGACGCTGGTTGTATGCGTTGTTTGCAATCGGTGGTATTTGCATGTTTGTCATCTTTGGTGTGTTATATTACCTGTCCGAGACACTCGAGAGCGAATTCGCCTTGAAAGGTGTTCTCAAAGGACTTGTCCTTGCGATTCCGCTGGCAGCGTTATGTCTGTCTTCATTCCTGGCAGGGAAGTGGATTGGCAAAAACAAAACACGAATGAAATGGCTTGGCTTCACAGGGCTTGCGCTTCTGACGGTATCTCTTGGCGTTATAGGTTTATTCGATAATATCTATGTTGTAGTAGGTCTATTCACATTGGGAAGTGCCGGAATAGGCGCAACGTTGCCGTGTCTGGATGCCTTGATTACAGAGGGCGTGGACAAAAAACAGCGGGGCACGATCACAGCTCTGTTCAGCAGCATGCGCTTCATTGGCGTATCTCTTGGT from Paenibacillus sp. FSL R5-0341 harbors:
- a CDS encoding MFS transporter, which produces MNDKKWDLVALASIPLIMTLGNSMLIPILPQIERELKVSAFKVSMLITVYAVVAILLIPLAGYLSDRFGRKAVIIPSLVIAAIGGAVAGVAAWMLNGNIAYWTILGGRLLQGIGAAGAFPIVIPLVGDMFNDENEVSKSLGIIETSNTFGKVISPILGAALAVWLWYAPFMAIPVLCVLSLILVIFLVKTPRKKEKPPTFPEFVASIRDVLKEKGRWLYALFAIGGICMFVIFGVLYYLSETLESEFALKGVLKGLVLAIPLAALCLSSFLAGKWIGKNKTRMKWLGFTGLALLTVSLGVIGLFDNIYVVVGLFTLGSAGIGATLPCLDALITEGVDKKQRGTITALFSSMRFIGVSLGPPVVSLLIGSHHFLLFGVLAASGAVGGLLTLFAVKPDHGDQPTSGSEPKKDETHMDMIETNRGYGPIGRKKSPF